A DNA window from Vigna angularis cultivar LongXiaoDou No.4 chromosome 1, ASM1680809v1, whole genome shotgun sequence contains the following coding sequences:
- the LOC108321440 gene encoding peroxidase 31, translating to MKYNNPITIFLFLSLSFLPSMQNKLTPDYYKKTCPTFLDTVRRIVNEKQHNTPSTAAATLRLLFHDCMVGGCDASILVTSNAYNKAERDHTVNLPLSGDGFDAVLRVKNVLELECPNVVSCADILAAAAGELVANSGGPTLTVQFGRKDSLESKISSSENQFPLPNMTMSQVITLFTKKGFSVQEMVALIGAHTIGMSHCDQFAHRLFGFSKTSETDPAYSPEYAAGLRKLCENYTKDSTMAAYNDVITPVKFDNMYFKNLRRGLGLLATDSALFTDPRTKPFVETYADDEGKFFQDFSRAIEKLSALDIKTGKEGEVRSRCDSFNSLN from the coding sequence ATGAAATACAACAACCCAATCaccattttcctcttcctctccCTATCATTCCTCCCTTCCATGCAAAACAAACTCACTCCCGATTACTACAAAAAAACCTGCCCCACCTTCCTCGACACCGTCCGAAGAATCGTTAACGAAAAGCAGCATAACACGCCCTCCACCGCCGCCGCCACCCTCCGCCTCCTCTTCCACGACTGCATGGTCGGCGGCTGCGACGCCTCCATCCTCGTCACCTCCAATGCCTACAACAAGGCCGAGCGCGACCACACCGTCAACCTCCCCCTCTCCGGGGACGGCTTCGACGCCGTCTTGCGGGTCAAGAACGTCCTCGAGCTGGAATGCCCCAACGTCGTCTCGTGCGCCGACATCCTCGCTGCTGCCGCCGGCGAACTGGTGGCGAACTCCGGCGGCCCCACCTTGACTGTCCAATTCGGGCGAAAAGACTCCCTGGAATCCAAAATCTCCAGCTCTGAAAACCAGTTCCCATTACCGAACATGACTATGTCCCAAGTGATCACCCTCTTCACCAAAAAAGGGTTCTCTGTGCAGGAAATGGTGGCCCTTATCGGTGCACACACCATAGGGATGTCCCACTGCGACCAGTTCGCCCACAGGCTCTTCGGCTTCAGCAAAACTTCGGAAACTGATCCCGCCTATAGTCCCGAGTACGCGGCGGGGCTGAGGAAGCTATGTGAGAACTACACGAAGGACTCTACCATGGCGGCTTACAACGACGTGATAACTCCGGTTAAGTTCGACAACATGTATTTCAAGAACTTGCGGCGAGGGTTGGGGTTGCTGGCCACTGACTCCGCCCTCTTCACTGATCCCCGGACGAAGCCCTTCGTTGAAACCTATGCCGATGATGAAGGGAAGTTCTTTCAGGACTTCTCTCGCGCCATCGAAAAGCTCAGCGCCTTGGACATTAAAACTGGAAAGGAAGGAGAGGTGCGGAGCAGATGTGATTCTTTCAACTCGCTTAATTGA
- the LOC108321415 gene encoding metalloendoproteinase 2-MMP, which translates to MNKPQPHQLITLAFFLSFSLTNFVVSARFFPNVSSWLPDHAPLGGAWDAFRNLTGCHRGDNYDGLANLKSYFERFGYIPHAPPSNFSDEFDDALESAIKTYQKNFNLNVTGVLDDSTLRQIVLPRCGVADIINGTTTMNAGKQNETASSSKLRFHTVAHYTLFPGMPRWPEGTEELTYAFNPGNGLTDTVKGVFAVAFARWSEVTSLTFRETESYFSADIRIGFFSGDHGDGEPFDGSLGTLAHAFSPTNGRFHLDADEDWVVSGDVTQSALSTAVDLESVAVHEIGHLLGLGHSSEEEAVMFPTISSRRKKVVLAQDDIKGIQFLYGTNPNYNGSSATSAPERDSSDGSNSSSSSCSWRVFTLLTFSFLYFTLL; encoded by the coding sequence ATGAACAAACCCCAACCTCACCAACTAATCACCcttgctttctttctttcattctctCTCACCAACTTCGTCGTTTCAGCTCGATTCTTCCCCAACGTCTCATCCTGGCTCCCCGACCACGCGCCTCTCGGAGGCGCGTGGGATGCCTTTCGTAACCTCACCGGTTGCCATCGCGGCGATAACTATGACGGCCTCGCCAACCTAAAATCCTACTTCGAGCGCTTCGGCTACATCCCTCACGCGCCGCCATCGAACTTCTCCGATGAGTTCGACGACGCTCTCGAATCGGCGATCAAAACCTACCAGAAGAATTTCAACCTCAACGTCACCGGTGTCCTCGATGACTCCACGCTTCGGCAGATCGTCCTGCCGCGGTGTGGTGTCGCCGACATAATCAACGGTACCACGACGATGAACGCCGGAAAGCAGAACGAAACGGCGTCGTCCAGCAAGCTGCGGTTCCACACGGTGGCGCACTACACTCTGTTCCCCGGCATGCCGCGGTGGCCTGAGGGAACGGAGGAGCTTACGTACGCGTTCAACCCCGGCAACGGTCTGACCGACACCGTGAAAGGCGTTTTCGCTGTCGCTTTCGCTCGGTGGTCGGAGGTGACGTCGTTGACGTTCCGCGAAACGGAGTCGTACTTCAGCGCCGACATCAGGATCGGTTTCTTCAGCGGTGACCACGGCGACGGGGAACCGTTCGACGGGAGTTTGGGGACGCTGGCACACGCGTTCTCGCCGACGAACGGGAGGTTCCACCTGGATGCCGACGAGGACTGGGTGGTTTCCGGCGATGTGACGCAGTCGGCGCTGTCGACGGCGGTGGATTTGGAATCGGTGGCGGTGCACGAGATTGGGCACTTGCTAGGGTTAGGTCACTCGTCTGAGGAAGAAGCGGTTATGTTTCCGACGATTTCCTCGCGGAGGAAGAAGGTGGTGCTGGCGCAGGATGATATCAAAGGGATTCAATTCCTCTACGGTACCAATCCCAATTACAATGGATCCAGTGCCACGTCAGCACCGGAGAGGGACTCCAGCGACGGTTCCaattcctcttcctcttcctgtTCCTGGAGGGTTTTCACTTTGTTGaccttttcatttttatattttacattattatag